In Nitrospira sp., the following are encoded in one genomic region:
- the recN gene encoding DNA repair protein RecN, producing the protein MLTELRIVNFAILEELSLRFEPGFTVLTGETGAGKSLLIDAIALLVGGRASADQIRFGTEEASLEAAFHLPDRHPLQARLRDQGILGPTDSELIVRRVIARSGRNRVYLNGTMSSLHALEELGGTLVDLHGQHDQQSLLATATQRSVVDAFGNLQERCAAYQQGYVAWKAACEERDRLIRESQHRAQREELLRFQCAELDEAALREGEDEELQNERRRLSSSQQIGALAAEAMERVNAEGQGILTQLALTERALGQLLLIDSTVGELARLTGEAKVVLKEMAGQLRDYAERVEASPERLGVIEDRLAVIQKLKKKFGGSLAEVLGAHRKIKDELEQLQDSDEQLGKLRQRINEQQADLALRARQLFLKRGEAAKRMAKVVRQELEALKMGQTVFEIHVTADASELEFGPDGIDQVEFRLSTNAGEPAKPLSKVASGGELSRVMLALKTVLADRDHVPVLIFDEIDTGVGGAVAAAIGKRLRGLGRFHQVFCITHLPQVAAQGQHHLCVEKSQDGNRTVTTVHPLIGQGRENEIARMLGGLTVTKKVRETAAELIADAGE; encoded by the coding sequence ATGCTCACCGAGCTGCGCATTGTCAATTTTGCCATTCTGGAAGAGCTCAGCCTACGGTTTGAGCCTGGCTTTACCGTTCTCACCGGAGAAACGGGGGCCGGAAAATCTCTTTTGATCGATGCCATTGCCCTGCTGGTCGGCGGACGAGCGTCCGCCGACCAGATTCGTTTTGGGACTGAAGAGGCGTCTCTCGAGGCGGCCTTTCACCTGCCTGATCGCCATCCCCTCCAAGCCCGTCTTCGTGATCAAGGGATCCTGGGTCCTACAGATTCCGAGCTGATTGTGCGGCGGGTCATCGCCCGATCCGGACGTAATCGGGTCTACCTGAACGGAACCATGAGCTCGCTGCATGCGCTGGAGGAGCTGGGCGGTACGCTCGTTGACCTCCACGGGCAGCACGATCAGCAATCACTCTTGGCCACGGCGACACAGCGGAGTGTCGTGGATGCCTTCGGCAATCTTCAAGAACGGTGTGCCGCATATCAACAGGGGTATGTGGCCTGGAAGGCGGCCTGCGAGGAGCGCGATCGATTGATTCGTGAATCTCAGCACCGGGCGCAGCGTGAGGAATTGCTCCGATTCCAATGTGCCGAATTAGACGAGGCGGCGCTACGCGAGGGAGAGGATGAGGAACTGCAAAATGAGCGCCGCCGGCTGAGCTCGTCGCAGCAGATCGGTGCGTTAGCCGCCGAAGCGATGGAGCGGGTGAATGCAGAAGGGCAGGGTATCCTGACTCAGCTGGCATTGACGGAGCGTGCCCTTGGGCAATTGCTTCTGATTGACTCCACGGTCGGGGAGCTGGCGAGGCTGACGGGTGAAGCGAAAGTGGTGCTGAAGGAAATGGCAGGGCAGCTGCGCGACTACGCTGAGCGGGTCGAAGCCAGTCCTGAGAGACTGGGCGTAATTGAGGACCGGCTGGCAGTCATCCAAAAATTGAAAAAGAAGTTCGGCGGGTCGCTGGCGGAAGTCTTGGGGGCTCATCGGAAGATCAAAGATGAGTTAGAACAGTTGCAAGATTCTGATGAGCAACTGGGTAAACTGCGTCAACGCATTAATGAACAACAGGCCGATCTGGCGCTTCGGGCACGGCAATTATTCCTGAAGCGCGGGGAGGCGGCCAAGCGCATGGCCAAAGTGGTGCGTCAGGAGCTTGAGGCCCTGAAGATGGGGCAGACAGTCTTTGAGATCCACGTGACTGCGGATGCCAGCGAGCTGGAGTTTGGTCCTGACGGGATTGATCAGGTAGAGTTTCGCCTGTCGACGAATGCAGGAGAGCCGGCGAAGCCCCTCTCAAAGGTCGCCTCAGGCGGGGAGTTGTCCAGGGTCATGCTCGCTCTAAAGACGGTGTTGGCAGACCGAGATCACGTCCCTGTGCTGATTTTTGATGAGATCGACACCGGAGTAGGCGGGGCGGTGGCCGCCGCGATCGGCAAGCGCCTCCGTGGGTTAGGCCGCTTTCACCAGGTGTTCTGTATTACCCATCTCCCCCAAGTTGCTGCGCAGGGACAGCATCACCTCTGTGTTGAGAAGTCGCAGGACGGCAATCGAACTGTGACGACCGTGCATCCGCTGATAGGGCAAGGGCGTGAGAACGAAATTGCCAGAATGTTAGGCGGGTTGACGGTGACGAAGAAAGTGCGTGAGACGGCGGCAGAGCTCATTGCCGATGCCGGAGAATGA
- the trxA gene encoding thioredoxin: MAGDTLKVEDSTWDADVMKASELVMVDFWAVWCGPCQMVAPIVDELAKEYDGKLKVRKLNTDENPEVAGRYQVMSIPTILFFKNGQVVEKLVGARPKRQFKETIDALLAQHAGTA; encoded by the coding sequence GTGGCTGGTGATACATTAAAAGTTGAAGATTCCACCTGGGACGCAGATGTGATGAAGGCCAGTGAGCTTGTCATGGTCGATTTTTGGGCGGTCTGGTGCGGACCTTGTCAGATGGTGGCACCGATTGTCGATGAGCTCGCGAAGGAATATGACGGGAAGTTGAAAGTCAGGAAGCTGAACACCGATGAAAATCCCGAGGTCGCCGGGCGGTATCAGGTGATGAGCATCCCGACCATTCTGTTTTTCAAAAACGGCCAGGTTGTCGAAAAGCTGGTCGGGGCGCGTCCGAAGCGCCAGTTCAAAGAAACGATTGATGCATTGTTGGCCCAGCACGCGGGGACCGCGTAG
- the lptD gene encoding LPS assembly protein LptD encodes MAVFLLCLPCLAWAKSKSVAPGTSASGSPPLDVTANRIDYRQDQDVYEADGSVVIQQGAMRLTADHVTIEALSGVVHASGHVHLTDPQADVTTERMDFNVNTEAGVITHGQLYIPQSNTLVSGRLLQRFSEYHYRVKDGAFTNCDAQDGEVPAWRFKFDDMDLNVGDTLALKGAWLCVADVPVVPFPTITYPLSSRRSGFLVPQVGYDNRFGMHLQDSFYWAINPSQDLTIAPSYYSQLGYGSDLEYRYVLDQKSRGQWYVSYLQQTALPNVTGVDQTSSDVKRARALIAGTHTQQFTETLLLRGNASFVTDPNYLQQLSNSGTQRALPSNESNLLLNQRLPYGNMYILGQYLQPLQAGGKDTFQRLPETGYTLPNVALFNSPLLFGMEGDYVNFYREEGFALNRVNVVPGISTDVIDLGHVVGLTPQAKFREVYYTRGAQSDASLHRETFWAGVDATSKLSRRFGMDGGGSLLHTIEPTVMYEYVPGTDQSRIAQIDQIDDLPKKNLLTYALRNRVLEHDGTSTFNWLDLTLAQSYRAGAVQTRARDFGTGVTPLLGSLTQPLQPATVAIQGRKFSDVWMRAVIGNTAPQITQAQMAAQAFGRGAGNVGTQRPTINQYLTVDAFFDPYRGELSQWNTDLRIQDSSNWYLEVGQRYSRDGNRERRGDIWNPISFNEVYAPTQEIQFATAGGGFRTPWGWTIGAKGYYDIKTRKSPEYDVVALYQNPCKCWSLGLFYLQFPDRAQYNFMLNLTGIGWTENFGTQVMRSILSPLLWGERGLPWASPTGPYGRSQSGASTGGVAGR; translated from the coding sequence GTGGCCGTGTTTCTTCTGTGTCTTCCCTGTCTCGCCTGGGCGAAATCCAAGTCGGTTGCCCCGGGCACCTCGGCCTCCGGCTCTCCTCCCCTCGATGTGACGGCCAATCGAATCGACTATCGTCAGGACCAGGATGTGTATGAGGCGGATGGGTCCGTCGTGATCCAGCAGGGCGCCATGCGCCTGACGGCCGATCATGTCACGATTGAGGCGCTCTCCGGCGTCGTTCACGCATCGGGCCACGTGCATCTGACTGATCCGCAGGCCGATGTGACGACTGAGCGGATGGACTTCAATGTGAATACCGAGGCCGGCGTCATCACCCATGGGCAGCTCTATATTCCCCAGTCCAATACGCTGGTGAGCGGGCGGTTGCTCCAACGGTTCTCTGAATATCACTATCGCGTCAAAGACGGGGCGTTCACCAATTGCGATGCGCAGGACGGGGAGGTGCCGGCCTGGCGGTTCAAGTTTGACGATATGGATCTGAACGTCGGGGACACGCTGGCCTTGAAGGGGGCGTGGCTGTGTGTCGCGGACGTGCCGGTGGTGCCGTTTCCCACGATCACCTATCCCTTGTCGAGCCGGCGGAGCGGATTTCTGGTTCCGCAGGTGGGGTACGACAATCGATTTGGGATGCACCTCCAGGACAGTTTTTACTGGGCGATCAATCCGAGTCAGGATTTGACCATCGCGCCGTCCTACTACAGCCAGCTTGGTTACGGGAGCGATCTGGAATATCGCTATGTGCTCGACCAGAAATCCAGGGGCCAGTGGTATGTGAGTTATCTGCAGCAGACCGCATTGCCGAACGTCACCGGGGTGGACCAGACCAGTTCAGACGTGAAACGTGCGCGCGCGTTGATCGCCGGGACGCATACGCAGCAGTTTACCGAGACGCTGTTGTTGCGGGGGAATGCGAGTTTTGTCACCGACCCCAACTACCTCCAGCAGTTGAGTAACTCCGGTACCCAGCGGGCCTTACCCAGCAATGAGTCAAACTTGCTGCTGAATCAGCGACTGCCTTACGGAAATATGTACATCCTCGGGCAATATCTGCAACCTCTCCAGGCTGGTGGAAAAGATACGTTTCAGCGCTTGCCGGAGACCGGCTACACCTTGCCGAATGTCGCGCTTTTTAACTCACCATTGTTATTCGGGATGGAAGGGGACTACGTCAATTTTTATCGCGAAGAGGGATTCGCCCTGAATCGCGTCAATGTCGTGCCGGGAATTTCTACCGACGTCATTGATCTCGGGCATGTCGTGGGTCTGACCCCGCAGGCGAAGTTTCGCGAGGTCTACTATACCCGTGGCGCGCAATCTGATGCCTCGCTCCATCGAGAAACCTTCTGGGCGGGAGTTGATGCTACCTCGAAGTTGAGCCGCAGGTTTGGGATGGACGGAGGGGGCAGCCTCTTGCACACCATCGAGCCGACCGTCATGTATGAATATGTGCCGGGGACCGATCAATCGAGGATCGCGCAGATCGATCAAATCGACGATCTGCCGAAGAAGAATCTTCTGACCTATGCCTTGCGCAATCGTGTGCTGGAGCACGATGGGACGAGTACCTTCAACTGGCTCGATCTGACCCTCGCGCAGAGTTACCGCGCCGGGGCGGTCCAAACGAGGGCTCGTGACTTCGGTACGGGCGTGACTCCGTTGCTGGGCTCTCTCACGCAACCGTTGCAGCCTGCCACGGTGGCGATTCAAGGAAGAAAGTTTTCCGATGTGTGGATGCGGGCGGTCATCGGCAATACGGCTCCGCAAATCACGCAGGCGCAAATGGCGGCTCAGGCGTTTGGGCGTGGAGCCGGAAACGTTGGGACGCAACGCCCGACGATCAATCAGTATCTGACGGTGGATGCCTTTTTCGATCCTTATCGAGGAGAACTCAGTCAGTGGAATACGGATCTCCGGATTCAAGACTCGAGCAATTGGTATCTCGAAGTCGGGCAGCGGTATTCCCGGGACGGCAATCGCGAGCGACGAGGGGATATCTGGAACCCCATTTCGTTCAATGAGGTCTATGCCCCCACGCAGGAGATTCAGTTTGCTACGGCGGGAGGCGGGTTCAGGACTCCTTGGGGATGGACGATCGGAGCCAAAGGGTACTACGATATCAAAACCAGAAAGAGCCCTGAGTATGACGTGGTGGCCTTGTATCAAAATCCCTGCAAATGTTGGTCGCTGGGCCTGTTCTATCTCCAGTTCCCGGATCGGGCGCAGTACAATTTTATGCTGAATTTGACCGGTATCGGCTGGACGGAGAATTTTGGAACTCAGGTGATGCGGTCGATCCTCAGTCCGCTGCTATGGGGCGAGCGTGGATTGCCCTGGGCTTCGCCGACCGGTCCCTATGGACGGTCTCAGTCTGGAGCATCGACGGGGGGCGTCGCTGGACGCTGA